The DNA segment AAAGCCCAACTGCACCTATTCTTAATGGTAAATATCACTGGATCATCGTCAATTTTTCCTTCCTGAGCAAACTGCCACATGTGATTAAGCCAAATAAATAGACAAGGGCAAACTAACCATAATAACAATGGAGTTCTATAAAATAGATGTGCTTTTACAGAATAAATATAAAAAATAAAGACCAAAACAGATATATAACCACTAATATATCCTAACAAGGCTAGTTTTATTTTATCTTTTATTTTATAAGCGCGCCCTAAAATTGATAGCTTATTCCTTGTTTGTAAGGTAGTAAGTTCAGCATAGCGCTTAAGTAGTGCCAAGCTAAAAAACAAAGATAAAACGAAAAAAATCAACCAAAATGAAAATCCATTTTCAATCAAAGCCATTCCTGCAAATACACGTATTGAATATAAAAAGGCGAGTAAAATAGCATCTAGCCATTTTATTTGTTTAATAAAAAATGTATATAGTAGCGTTAAACAATAATAAGCTATTGCAATTATTAAGAAATTTAGTGGTAATAATACTGCCAAACTTAAAGCCATTATCGCTAATAATGGAGCAAGTATATATCCGGTTTTACGGGATAATTCCCCAGAAGCAAAAGGTCTTTTTTGTTTTTTAAGGTGTTGTTTATCGTTTTCTAAATCAACTAGATCATTGATTAAATACGCGCTTGATGCTAATAAACAAAAAATAAAAAATCCTAAAAAAGAATTTTTTATTGCACTAGTATTAAAATATTGATGTCCTACAAAAAGCGGAATAAATAATAATATATTTTTTATGGCATGATAAGGCCGAACCGCTTTGAAACAGGCTTTTATCTTTATTTTATTTTTTTTATTTAACACAATCTTTACTCGAAACTTTTTTTATTCTTCAGATTTAGCCATGTTTTTAACAAGAAATATTCGCATTTTCAGTCATTTCTATGTTTAACTTGCTTCTTTTTTACCCTATTTTATGGATCATATCAATCGTAACCGACAACATATTTGGCATCCTTGCTCACAAATGAAGGATTACGAAGCTTTTCCGCCTTTGATGATAAAAAAAGCCTATGGTTCTTACATAGAGCTGACGGATGGAAGAAGAATAATTGATGCCATTTCTAGCTGGTGGTGTAAATCATTAGGTCATAATCATCCGCGCTTAAAAGCTGCCCTCCAAGCTCAATTAGAATGCTTTGAGCATGTGATATTTGCCAATAGTACGTATGAAATCATCATTCAACTTTCTGAAAAATTAGGCAATCTTTGCCCAGGCCTAAATAAGATATTTTATGCCAGTGAAGGGTCTTCCGCGGTAGAAATTGCTTTAAAAATGAGCTTACATGCTCAGCAATTACTGAGCCAAAACCAACGTACTCAATTTACGTCTCTTCAAAATGGCTATCATGGTGAAACCTTTATGGCCCTAGGGCTTAGTGATTTAGGACTTTATCGAAAAGCCTATGAAGCACACTTAATAAAACCTAACTTTATTCAAAATATCCCTTATGTGCATTCTAGTTCCGATCCTCTTTGGAACAATTGTTCAGCTATTTGGCCCGACATAGAAAAACAACTGGAAAAGCAAGAAGCAAATTTAGCAGCCATTATTATTGAGCCTATAGTCCAAGGAGCAGGAGGCATGAAAATTTATAGCCAAGATTTTCTTCGACGTTTGCGCAAATGGACACAAACTCATGGTATATATTTGATTGCTGATGAAATTATGACGGGATTGGGCAGAACAGGGCAAGCATTAGCCTGTGAACATGCAAAAATAAAACCCGATTTTATTTGCTTAAGTAAAGGTTTAACCTCAGGATGGTTACCAATGAGCGCGGTATTAACACATTCTGAAATTTATAATTTATTTTATGATGATTACTCATCTGGAAAAAGTTTTTTACATTCTCATACTTTCAGTGGTAACGCTTTAGCTGCAGCAGTGGCATTGGAGTGTCTAAATATTCTAAAAGTTGAAGAAATATTTCAACAAGTTCGAGAAAAAGAAATTATTTTAAAAAAATTAATGCACGAAGTTCATGATAAAACAGAAAGATTAACTAACATTAGAGGCATTGGAGCTATCATTGCAGCTGATTTACAATTATCAGAAACAGAAAAAAACCAACGTATGGGTTACCAGATTTTTCAGAAAGCACTTCAACTCGGGGCGTGGTTGCGTCCTTTAGGTAATACTATCTATTGGTTACCACCGCTCAATACACCATTATTTGTTTTAGAAGAACTAAAAGACATTAGTATATTAGCTATAAAACAAACCTTAAGCAGCTAATTTTATTATTTTTTTCGCAATAAAGAAATTGACACTCTATAAAAAAGGAAACTATTAAACAAAAGGCCAGGATAAGATTTAAAGAAAAATTAAACCGCTAGTTATGATTGACAGTCAGTATATCTAAACGATTTGCCATTGTGCGTTTTTCTCGACTACGCCAGCCATACCAAACGATCAATACGCCGACAATTTTGGCTAATGACAAAACTAACACTGCTAGCCAATTTAATTGATGAATAATCCATAAAAAAACACTACTATCTATAGGTGCGCTTAGGCTTGCAGACCAAAGTATGCGTTGAGAAAAAGGCCGTTTAGTAAAAGTATAAACTGACCAATCAACAAACTCCGCAATTAAAAAAGCACTCATACTTGCGATCGCCAAATCTTTACCCGCTAAAATATAGCTGATTAAACTACCGATAAACATCGCAAAAATAACCTTATGTTCTAATTCACGTTGAGCGAAATCACGTAAAACATATACAATCCCCACCGTCCAATCCATGGGGGAAATTTCTGTACTAAATATTTGCATTAATGGTATATAAGCAAATAAGGTATTCAATAAAACTATTAAAATAATATAAGTGATACTATATTTATAATTAAATAACCATTTCATACTTTTAAAAATATTTTATTTTTATTTAAAAAATCAATCATACAGCAAATTGGAAAAAAACCCTTGTTTTTCCATAATTTTTCGTAAAGTTTTCAGACCTTCAACCTGAATTTGCCTGACCCGCTCGCGGGTTAGGCCAATTACTTCACCAACTTCTTCTAAGGTCATACGATCACAACCTAATAAACCATAACGACGAGCAATAACTTCACGTTGATTCGTCGATAGTTGTTTTAGCCAACCTTCTAATCGTTTTCTTAGATTTTCACCTTCCAAGATATGTTCAGGATCATTTTCACGATTATCGGATAAGGTTTCAAGTAAAGGTTTATCCGCTTCACTACTAGCTGGAGCATCAACAGAAGTGATATGTTCATTTAAACCGAGCATACGCTCTACTTCTTCGAAAGGTCTATCTAACCACTTAGCAATTTCATCTGAAGTAGGTTTATGATCTAATTTCTGTGTTAATTCTCTTGCTGCTTGTAAATAAACATTCAATTCTTTAACCACATGGATTGGAAGACGAACAGTACGCGCTTGATTCATAATAGCTCGTTCAATGGCTTGACGCACCCACCATGTAGCATACGTAGAAAAACGAAAACCGCGCTCTGGATCAAATTTTTCTACTGCATGCATTAAACCTAAATTACCTTCTTCTATCAGATCCAAAAATTGTAATCCGCGATTATTATAATGTCTGGCTATTTTTACCACTAAACGTAAATTACTTTCTATCATTCGTTTACGAGCATCTTGATCCCCTTTTGCAATGAGGCGCGCATAGTAAACTTCTTCTTCAGCCGTCAATAAAGGAGAGAAACCTATTTCATTTAAATATAATTGGGTTGCGCCAAGTGTCTCATCACGTCGCACATATTTATGGGGTGTTGTTTCTGACTCACCAATTTCACGATTTACTAAAAATTTCTCTGGTTTATTTTCGAATACTTGTTCAGACACTACTGAATTTGGCTGTTTTCCACCTCCTCGTTTTTTAAATGCACTTCCTTTGTTACCCATATTAACTCTCCCTGAATTAATTAACCTAGATAGAAAGATATATATTAAATAACCATTTTTTTTGTTACTAACATAATTAACAAAGTTTAAAAATTCTTAGATCTGATTAAATTTTGATTGTTTTGTCGAATATCTATGCATCGGGGCTAATACACTCAAATTAGCATCCCAACTCATTATTCTTGTTGAAATCTAGCCAAATAGGAAATTTATATCTCTATTTTGCATACTCAAATATTATTCCTTAACCCCAAATTTTAAGAGAAGCAAAAACAGCGACCGCTAGTAATAGAACAAACCAAGAAAATCGATCGATGTAATGTCGTAATAATTTATCAATATGAACGCCACCCCAACGCATTAAAAAAGCGACTAAAAAAAACCTTCCGCCACGACCTACCAATGATCCCAAGATAAAGGGTAATAGCGCAACATGCAAGGCCCCAGCCACTATGGTAAATAACTTATAAGGAATAGGTGTAAATCCCGCCAAAAAAAGTATCCAAAAATTCCATTGATTAAATCCATGCTCAATTTGTTGGTAAGTATTCTCATACCCGAATTGCTGAATATAAGGATGTACCCAATCAAACGCTATATTCCCTATCCAATAGCCAAATAATCCACCTAAAACAGAAGCTATTGTTGTCAAAAATGCATAACGCCACGCACACTCAGGCTTAGCTAGGGACATAGGGGCTAACATAACATCAGGTGGGATAGGAAAAAACGAAGACTCTGCAAAACTTAAAACAAATAAATAATACGGAGCATGTGCATGCTTAGCCAAAGCAAGCATTTTGTCGTAAAGTTTAGAAAAATACTTCATTGCATATCATACTTTAGATAAAAAATTCAATAAATTCTTGACATTCTTTACACTTGAATTTTGTCTGTGTTGCCGTTCAACTCGCAATCCTCATATATCTTAAATACACTCCGGTTGCTTCATTTTCTCGGCGCCTTACCTTAAATCCAATAGCTGTAAGTATATCAAGATAATTTAAAGTTTCGGATCCATTTTAACAATCCAATCTTCAATCTGGTCTCGAGCAGCATGATGGGTTAAATCAAGCTGTAAAGGTGTAATACTAACTTGTGATTGGCTCATAGCATAAAAATCTGTACCTACTCCTGCATCATCTTCCTTTCCGGAACTACCAATCCAGTAAATGGTATGCCCTCTCGGATCTTTACTAGGCATCATTCTGTCAGCATTATGGCGGGTTCCTAACCGTGTTACTTCATATCCTTTTAAGTCTTCAAAAGCGACGTCCGGGATATTTACATTTAAAATAGTCTTAGCTGGAATTGGTTTTTCATATAAAAGGGTTACCAACCTCTTCGCAACTTCTGCTGCTGTAGAATAATACATCGGCTCATTTCCAGCGATTGAAAAAGCAATCGCTGGAATTCCTAGAAAACGTCCTTCCATTGCGGCCGCCACAGTTCCTGAGTAGAAAACATCCTCACCTAAATTAGAGCCCGCATTAATACCTGATACGACCATATCAGGAAGTTTGTCTTGACTTAACAGACCTGTTAAGGCGAGATGAACGCAGTCTGTTGGAGTCCCTTGCACACTAATAATATTATCCTCAAAGTATCTTAATCTTAAAGGATGCTGCAAAGTTAACGAATTACTGGCCCCGCTGCGATCCCTATCTGGAGCTACAATAGTAACTTCTGCGATTTGGGCTAAAGCTTTAGCTAAAATCGACAAGCCCGGAGCATGTACACCATCGTCATTACTGATAAGAATTTTCATTTTTAAGATACTCTTGAAACTAAAAGGGCGCTTTCAGAAAATTTGGTAAGTATAGGCAATACAATTAAAATAACACCGAAAATCAATAAAGTAATTGGGCGACTCAGAGGAACTTGGGAGGGATTATTTCGATAGTTTTTATACTGAATGAGGGAACCGAATAGTAAAGCTATCCCAATAGCCAAACTCATATTATAAAGTGCACCCGTCAACAGAGACATAGGCAATAAAAGTTTATCTGATAAGTCACCTAGTGATCCTGGAATTTGGGCATAGGCATCTATTGAAGCTATATTTAGGATAAAAAGAATATTTTTTTTCATAAAAATTTTTTAATTGCTTAGAACGCTAGTAGCTGCATATTGCTAGTATGAAGATACGAATTTTTTGAATTCATTGCAAGCGCAATATATTCAGACGCCAAGTTATAAAAAGCTAAATATGTAAATCTCAAAGAATGGATTTATTTAGCCATTACATTTCAGGTTTTTAGTGTTTTCCCTATCTATTCTTACCCTTCCT comes from the Rickettsiella endosymbiont of Rhagonycha lignosa genome and includes:
- a CDS encoding UbiA family prenyltransferase, which translates into the protein MLNKKNKIKIKACFKAVRPYHAIKNILLFIPLFVGHQYFNTSAIKNSFLGFFIFCLLASSAYLINDLVDLENDKQHLKKQKRPFASGELSRKTGYILAPLLAIMALSLAVLLPLNFLIIAIAYYCLTLLYTFFIKQIKWLDAILLAFLYSIRVFAGMALIENGFSFWLIFFVLSLFFSLALLKRYAELTTLQTRNKLSILGRAYKIKDKIKLALLGYISGYISVLVFIFYIYSVKAHLFYRTPLLLWLVCPCLFIWLNHMWQFAQEGKIDDDPVIFTIKNRCSWAFLALIVIISVLATEFKLSFYSF
- the bioA gene encoding adenosylmethionine--8-amino-7-oxononanoate transaminase; its protein translation is MDHINRNRQHIWHPCSQMKDYEAFPPLMIKKAYGSYIELTDGRRIIDAISSWWCKSLGHNHPRLKAALQAQLECFEHVIFANSTYEIIIQLSEKLGNLCPGLNKIFYASEGSSAVEIALKMSLHAQQLLSQNQRTQFTSLQNGYHGETFMALGLSDLGLYRKAYEAHLIKPNFIQNIPYVHSSSDPLWNNCSAIWPDIEKQLEKQEANLAAIIIEPIVQGAGGMKIYSQDFLRRLRKWTQTHGIYLIADEIMTGLGRTGQALACEHAKIKPDFICLSKGLTSGWLPMSAVLTHSEIYNLFYDDYSSGKSFLHSHTFSGNALAAAVALECLNILKVEEIFQQVREKEIILKKLMHEVHDKTERLTNIRGIGAIIAADLQLSETEKNQRMGYQIFQKALQLGAWLRPLGNTIYWLPPLNTPLFVLEELKDISILAIKQTLSS
- the rpoS gene encoding RNA polymerase sigma factor RpoS; the encoded protein is MGNKGSAFKKRGGGKQPNSVVSEQVFENKPEKFLVNREIGESETTPHKYVRRDETLGATQLYLNEIGFSPLLTAEEEVYYARLIAKGDQDARKRMIESNLRLVVKIARHYNNRGLQFLDLIEEGNLGLMHAVEKFDPERGFRFSTYATWWVRQAIERAIMNQARTVRLPIHVVKELNVYLQAARELTQKLDHKPTSDEIAKWLDRPFEEVERMLGLNEHITSVDAPASSEADKPLLETLSDNRENDPEHILEGENLRKRLEGWLKQLSTNQREVIARRYGLLGCDRMTLEEVGEVIGLTRERVRQIQVEGLKTLRKIMEKQGFFSNLLYD
- a CDS encoding YqaA family protein, which translates into the protein MKYFSKLYDKMLALAKHAHAPYYLFVLSFAESSFFPIPPDVMLAPMSLAKPECAWRYAFLTTIASVLGGLFGYWIGNIAFDWVHPYIQQFGYENTYQQIEHGFNQWNFWILFLAGFTPIPYKLFTIVAGALHVALLPFILGSLVGRGGRFFLVAFLMRWGGVHIDKLLRHYIDRFSWFVLLLAVAVFASLKIWG
- the surE gene encoding 5'/3'-nucleotidase SurE — translated: MKILISNDDGVHAPGLSILAKALAQIAEVTIVAPDRDRSGASNSLTLQHPLRLRYFEDNIISVQGTPTDCVHLALTGLLSQDKLPDMVVSGINAGSNLGEDVFYSGTVAAAMEGRFLGIPAIAFSIAGNEPMYYSTAAEVAKRLVTLLYEKPIPAKTILNVNIPDVAFEDLKGYEVTRLGTRHNADRMMPSKDPRGHTIYWIGSSGKEDDAGVGTDFYAMSQSQVSITPLQLDLTHHAARDQIEDWIVKMDPKL